The Hypanus sabinus isolate sHypSab1 chromosome 1, sHypSab1.hap1, whole genome shotgun sequence genome contains a region encoding:
- the rrs1 gene encoding ribosome biogenesis regulatory protein homolog, translating to MATVVEDVLADVERAEAECLKSISVEKELELEFDLGNLAAFDVNAPNVRDFRLHPEQFLRSLARDNTQLLVNAVWKLPTERVQDVTVAKLPQGTTRIPREKAVPKPRPRTRWEEFARLKGIRKKKKTNLVWDEEKKDWRRRWGYKRVNDETKDWVIEVPETADPNEDQFAKRAVAKKERVAKNELNRLRNIARSQKITVPTMGLVPTGQPSKSDLSKAIHVARTSTASVGKFQDKLPKEKELKNKAKKRKFQPLFGDFSAEKQSQLELLKIMASKKPKLDLTKAVNKQLREDEQEQAAKRKRVGSKGRKGHKNHHRKDGKHQHRKSASKRGRGK from the coding sequence atggcgacggtggtggaggatgTCCTGGCAGACGTGGAGCGGGCCGAGGCCGAGTGCCTCAAGAGTATCAGCGTCGAGAAGGAGCTGGAGCTCGAGTTCGATCTGGGGAACCTGGCGGCTTTCGATGTGAACGCCCCAAACGTCCGCGACTTCCGACTCCACCCCGAGCAGTTCCTGCGCTCCCTGGCCCGCGACAACACGCAGCTGCTGGTCAACGCCGTCTGGAAGTTGCCCACCGAGCGGGTACAGGACGTGACCGTGGCCAAGCTGCCCCAGGGCACCACGCGTATCCCCCGCGAGAAAGCTGTGCCCAAGCCCCGGCCGCGCACCCGCTGGGAGGAGTTCGCCAGACTCAAGGGCATCCGAAAGAAGAAGAAAACTAACTTGGTCTGGGACGAGGAGAAGAAAGATTGGCGGCGACGCTGGGGCTACAAGAGAGTCAACGATGAAACCAAAGACTGGGTCATTGAGGTGCCTGAGACAGCAGATCCCAATGAAGATCAGTTTGCAAAACGTGCCGTAGCTAAAAAAGAGAGAGTGGCGAAGAACGAACTGAATAGGCTGCGTAATATCGCAAGATCTCAGAAGATTACAGTACCGACCATGGGACTCGTCCCAACCGGTCAGCCCAGTAAGAGTGACCTAAGCAAAGCTATTCACGTGGCGAGGACCTCCACAGCTTCAGTTGGCAAGTTTCAAGATAAATTACCCAAGGAAAAGGAGTTGAAGAATAAAGCCAAGAAGAGGAAATTCCAGCCCCTGTTTGGAGATTTTTCTGCAGAGAAACAGAGCCAACTAGAACTTTTAAAAATTATGGCCAGCAAGAAACCAAAACTAGACCTCACAAAAGCTGTAAATAAGCAGCTTCGTGAAGATGAGCAAGAGCAGGCAGCAAAACGAAAGAGAGTAGGGTCAAAAGGCAGGAAAGGACATAAAAACCATCATCGAAAAGATGGAAAACACCAACATCGAAAATCTGCTAGTAAGAGAGGAAGGGGTAAATGA